A region from the Triticum aestivum cultivar Chinese Spring chromosome 3D, IWGSC CS RefSeq v2.1, whole genome shotgun sequence genome encodes:
- the LOC123077623 gene encoding uncharacterized protein At2g34160 — MAVEGITEGVRGLKVEDGEGAAGAAADAPAAAAAGGEGQRRGASASSNRIQVSNTKKPLFFYVNLAKRYMQQHGDVELSALGMAIATVVTVAEILKNNGLAVEKKIRTSTVEINDESRGRPFQKAKIEIELGKSEKFDELMASAAADAEEGEEEA; from the exons ATGGCGGTGGAAGGGATAACCGAGGGCGTGAGGGGCCTCAAGGTGGAggacggcgagggggcggcgggcgccgcggccgacgcgccggccgccgccgccgccggcggggaGGGGCAGAGGCGGGGCGCCAGCGCCAGCAGCAACCGCATCCAGGTGTCCAACACGAAGAAGCCCCTCTTCTTCTACGTCAACCTCGCCAAG AGGTATATGCAGCAGCACGGCGACGTCGAGCTCTCGGCGCTCGGGATGG CCATTGCGACTGTTGTAACCGTGGCGGAGATTCTGAAGAACAACGGCCTCGCTGTTGAGAAGA AGATTAGAACATCCACGGTGGAAATAAACGACGAATCGAGAGGCCGCCCATTCCAAAAGGCCAAG ATTGAGATAGAGTTGGGAAAGAGCGAGAAATTCGACGAGTTGATGGCCTCTGCTGCGGCAGATGCCgaagaaggcgaggaggaggcctGA
- the LOC123077622 gene encoding DCC family protein At1g52590, chloroplastic, protein MATMAGRYCCSYYSSPSAPPPQRQRGPPLQLQPAGGRGRGLRRPSLRAVASAAAEPVKAATDAEFFQPADSRPIMLFDGVCNLCNGGVRFVREHDPGRSIRYVPLQSDSGRKLLRRSGRSPDDISSVVLVEKDRSYIKSDAVLRIMEYLNLPFPQLAAFLKIAPLFVRDFAYDNVANNRYVVFGRSETESCEIL, encoded by the exons ATGGCGACCATGGCCGGGCGCTACTGCTGCAGCTACTACAGCTCGCCCTCTGCGCCGCCGCCCCAGCGGCAGCGCGGGCCTCCGCTGCAGCTGCAACCGGCGGGAGGACGAGGACGGGGACTCCGGCGACCGAGCCTACGGGCGgtcgcgtcggcggcggcggagcccgTGAAGGCGGCCACGGACGCCGAGTTCTTCCAGCCCGCCGACTCGAGGCCTATCATGCTCTTCGACGGCGTGTGCAACCTGTGCAACGGCGGCGTCCGGTTCGTGCGGGAGCACGACCCCGGCCGGAGCATCAGGTACGTCCCCCTCCAGAGCGACTCCGGGAGGAAGCTCCTGCGCCGGTCCGGCAGAAGCCCCGACGACATCTCCAGCGTCGTCCTCGTCGAGAAGGACAG GTCATACATCAAGTCTGATGCCGTGCTGAGGATAATGGAGTACCTGAACCTGCCGTTCCCGCAGCTCGCCGCGTTCCTCAAAATTGCCCCCCT GTTTGTGAGGGACTTCGCCTACGACAACGTCGCGAACAACCGGTATGTGGTGTTCGGCCGGTCAGAGACAGAATCATGCGAGATACTCTGA
- the LOC123077621 gene encoding probable polygalacturonase At1g80170, which produces MRAVLPMLLLLVASAAVGSAAAAGRRKGEGTRYSVMAFHAAGDGETDDSKAFEETWDSACRDSGGATLYVPEGRTFLLGETKLQGPCKSPITLQVDGDIVAPSSLWTLKSLTSLLAFYRVDNLTVDGIGQIDGRGAPWWHCYNQKKCHYRPQLVSFSFCNGLRVTNIRLKDSADKHMSVFECSQVQVHNVTVMAPGNSPNTDGITMGASDHVRISSCNIHSGDDCVSILTGTTDVNVTDVTCGPGHGISVGSLGGASEKPALVERITVSNCNFFNTMTGVRIKSWQGGRGKANTFLFRDLNMTQVRYPIDIDQFYCPQGNCPKREGGVAITDARFINIRGTSSEQEAIQILCSKSVPCHGIFLHNVDLSWANHTAPTKAKILNAQGSVAGTVKPQVRFRGL; this is translated from the exons ATG AGGGCCGTGCTGCCGATGCTGCTGCTTCTTGTGGCATCGGCCGCAGTTGGATCTgcggcggcggccgggcggcgGAAAGGGGAAGGAACTCGATACAGCGTCATGGCCTTCCACGCCGCCGGGGACGGCGAGACGGATGATTCCAAA GCGTTCGAGGAGACATGGGACTCGGCTTGCAGAGACAGCGGCGGCGCGACGCTGTACGTCCCTGAAGGAAGGACCTTCCTGCTGGGAGAGACCAAGTTGCAGGGACCCTGCAAGTCACCGATCACCCTGCAG GTGGACGGGGACATCGTGGCGCCAAGCTCCCTCTGGACCCTAAAGTCGTTAACAAGCCTCCTGGCCTTCTACAGGGTCGACAACCTGACGGTGGACGGCATCGGGCAGATCGACGGCCGAGGCGCGCCGTGGTGGCACTGCTACAACCAGAAG AAATGCCACTACCGGCCACAG CTGGTGTCATTCTCGTTCTGCAACGGTCTACGGGTGACCAACATACGCCTCAAGGACAGCGCCGACAAGCACATGAGTGTGTTCGAGTGCAGCCAGGTGCAGGTGCACAACGTCACCGTCATGGCGCCCGGCAACAGCCCCAACACGGACGGGATCACCATGGGGGCCTCCGACCATGTCCGCATCTCCTCTTGCAACATCCACAGCG GTGATGACTGTGTGTCGATTCTAACGGGCACCACCGATGTCAACGTCACTGACGTCACGTGTGGGCCCGGTCATGGCATCAG TGTGGGAAGCCTTGGAGGTGCCAGTGAAAAACCAGCGCTGGTGGAAAGAATTACAGTATCCAACTGCAACTTCTTCAATACGATGACCGGTGTCAGGATCAAATCGTGGCAG GGAGGGCGAGGCAAAGCGAACACGTTCCTTTTCAGGGACCTCAACATGACTCAAGTACGGTATCCTATCGACATCGACCAGTTCTATTGCCCCCAGGGAAACTGTCCAAAACGG GAAGGTGGTGTGGCCATAACGGACGCGAGATTCATCAACATCCGGGGGACGTCCTCGGAGCAAGAGGCCATCCAGATCCTGTGCAGCAAAAGCGTGCCGTGCCACGGGATTTTTCTCCACAACGTGGACCTCTCTTGGGCCAACCACACGGCCCCAACAAAAGCCAAAATCCTAAATGCTCAAGGAAGCGTCGCGGGCACGGTGAAGCCACAAGTACGCTTCCGCGGCCTCTGA